The Streptomyces sp. NBC_00440 genome contains a region encoding:
- the pepN gene encoding aminopeptidase N gives MSVLTRDEAQLRAQLLDVQRYTIDLDLTQGDDTFDSRTVIRFTARAAGDTFVEVKPAELRSVTLDGQPIDPGTLSGNRLPLTGITPGEHELLIDAAMRYSHTGEGMHRFTDPTDGETYVYTQLFMEDVQRVFAAFDQPDLKAVFQLGVTAPDGWTVLTNAVAERTDGGRWQAAPTPLISTYLVAVAAGPWHSVTTEHAGLPFGLHCRRSLAPHLDADADEIFEITRACYDRYHEKFDEPYPFDSYDQAFVPEFNAGAMENPGLVTFRDEFIYRSAVTDTERQTRGMVIAHEMAHMWFGDLVTLQWWDDIWLNESFAEYMGYQTLAEATRFTGTWVDFAIARKTWGYDADQRPSTHPVAPDPALVPDTASAMLNFDGISYAKGASALRQLVAWLGEKDFLAGINVHFARHRFGNATLADFIDNLASATDRDVHAWAARWLGTTGVDTLTPTVTETDNNWSFSVARTGSRPHRIAVGAYDHDPVDPSHLVLRARFELDVPAEDSADTAATTAAARTFQGRRPDLLLLNDGDLTYAKVRLDAASWETAVRALSGLPDPLTRAVVWNAARDMVRDGELPPTAYLDAALAHLPHEADLAVVQGVLVFAATQIADRYLPHADRSAALATVSTICRALIRRTEDGNNPGLRLVAVRHFIDAATQPDGIQAWLDDGGVPGGPELDPELRWRILHRLAALGAVDESVIDAELDRDISATGQEGAARCRAALPAPEAKAAAWQRMFSSDDLSNYLFNATAGGFWQAEQTELVAQYAERYYEDAVALAGRRGPAIAEAAGRYAFPAYEVTPEALARGEACLRETDMIPALRRKLTDQLDDLRRALEVRRA, from the coding sequence ATGTCCGTACTGACGCGCGATGAAGCGCAGCTCCGAGCCCAGCTCCTCGATGTCCAGCGGTACACGATCGACCTCGATCTGACGCAGGGCGACGACACCTTCGACTCCCGTACCGTCATCCGTTTCACCGCGCGTGCGGCCGGAGACACCTTCGTCGAGGTCAAGCCCGCCGAGCTGCGCTCCGTGACTCTCGACGGGCAGCCCATCGACCCCGGGACGCTCTCCGGGAACCGGCTCCCGCTCACCGGCATCACGCCCGGCGAGCACGAGCTGCTGATCGACGCCGCGATGCGCTACTCGCACACCGGCGAAGGAATGCACCGGTTCACCGACCCCACCGACGGCGAGACCTACGTCTACACCCAGCTGTTCATGGAGGACGTCCAGCGGGTGTTCGCCGCGTTCGACCAGCCCGACCTCAAAGCCGTCTTCCAGCTCGGCGTCACCGCACCCGACGGCTGGACCGTCCTCACCAACGCCGTCGCCGAGCGGACCGACGGCGGCCGCTGGCAGGCCGCACCCACCCCCCTCATCTCCACCTACCTCGTCGCCGTCGCCGCGGGCCCCTGGCACTCCGTGACCACCGAGCACGCCGGGCTCCCCTTCGGCCTGCACTGCCGCCGCTCACTCGCACCCCACCTCGACGCGGACGCCGACGAGATCTTCGAGATCACCCGCGCCTGCTACGACCGGTACCACGAGAAGTTCGACGAGCCGTACCCCTTCGACTCGTACGACCAGGCCTTCGTCCCGGAGTTCAACGCCGGCGCCATGGAGAACCCCGGCCTGGTCACCTTCCGCGACGAGTTCATCTACCGCTCCGCCGTCACCGACACCGAGCGGCAGACCCGCGGCATGGTCATCGCCCACGAAATGGCCCATATGTGGTTCGGCGACCTCGTCACCCTCCAGTGGTGGGACGACATCTGGCTGAACGAGTCCTTCGCCGAGTACATGGGCTACCAGACCCTCGCCGAAGCCACCCGCTTCACCGGCACCTGGGTCGACTTCGCCATCGCCCGCAAGACCTGGGGGTACGACGCCGACCAGCGCCCCTCCACCCACCCCGTCGCCCCCGACCCGGCGCTCGTCCCCGACACCGCGTCCGCGATGCTCAACTTCGACGGGATCTCGTACGCCAAGGGTGCGTCCGCGCTGCGCCAACTCGTCGCCTGGCTCGGCGAGAAGGACTTCCTCGCCGGGATCAACGTCCACTTCGCCCGGCACCGCTTCGGCAACGCCACCCTCGCCGACTTCATCGACAACCTGGCGTCCGCCACCGACCGCGACGTCCACGCCTGGGCCGCGCGGTGGCTGGGCACCACCGGAGTCGACACCCTCACCCCCACCGTCACCGAGACCGACAACAACTGGTCGTTCAGCGTCGCCCGCACCGGCAGCCGCCCCCACCGCATCGCCGTCGGCGCCTACGACCACGACCCGGTCGACCCCTCCCACCTGGTGCTGCGCGCACGCTTCGAACTCGACGTACCCGCCGAGGACAGCGCTGACACCGCGGCCACCACGGCCGCCGCCAGGACCTTCCAGGGCCGCCGCCCCGACCTGCTCCTCCTCAACGACGGCGACCTCACCTACGCCAAGGTCCGCCTCGACGCCGCCTCCTGGGAGACCGCAGTACGCGCGCTCTCCGGCCTCCCCGACCCGCTGACCCGCGCCGTCGTCTGGAACGCCGCACGCGACATGGTCCGCGACGGCGAACTGCCGCCCACCGCCTACCTGGACGCCGCGCTCGCCCACCTCCCGCACGAGGCGGACCTCGCCGTCGTCCAGGGCGTCCTCGTCTTCGCCGCCACCCAGATCGCCGACCGCTACCTGCCGCACGCGGACCGGTCCGCCGCACTCGCCACCGTCAGCACGATCTGCCGCGCGCTCATCCGCCGCACCGAGGACGGGAACAACCCCGGGCTCCGCCTCGTCGCAGTCCGCCACTTCATCGACGCGGCCACCCAGCCCGACGGCATCCAGGCCTGGCTCGACGACGGCGGCGTCCCCGGCGGCCCCGAACTCGACCCCGAGCTGCGCTGGCGCATCCTCCACCGCCTGGCCGCACTCGGCGCCGTCGACGAGAGCGTCATCGACGCCGAACTCGACCGGGACATCAGCGCCACCGGACAGGAAGGCGCCGCCCGCTGCCGGGCCGCGCTGCCCGCACCGGAGGCCAAGGCCGCGGCCTGGCAGCGGATGTTCAGCTCCGACGACCTCTCCAACTACCTGTTCAACGCCACCGCCGGCGGCTTCTGGCAGGCCGAACAGACCGAACTCGTCGCGCAGTACGCGGAGCGCTACTACGAGGACGCCGTCGCCCTCGCCGGCCGCCGGGGCCCGGCCATCGCCGAGGCCGCCGGACGGTACGCCTTCCCCGCGTACGAGGTCACGCCCGAGGCACTCGCCCGCGGCGAAGCCTGTCTGCGCGAGACCGACATGATCCCCGCCCTGCGCCGCAAGCTCACCGACCAGCTCGACGACCTGCGGCGCGCCCTGGAGGTCCGCCGGGCCTGA
- a CDS encoding chorismate mutase, which produces MTETAPSVQAELDRLRGSIDNIDAAVVHMLAERFKATQQVGLLKARNQLPPADPAREARQIARLRSLAESAKLDPAFAEKLLNFIVAEVIRHHERIADGSATDS; this is translated from the coding sequence ATGACCGAGACAGCCCCGTCCGTACAGGCCGAACTGGACCGCCTGCGTGGATCCATCGACAACATCGACGCCGCCGTCGTCCACATGCTCGCCGAGCGCTTCAAAGCCACCCAGCAGGTCGGCCTCCTCAAGGCGCGCAACCAGCTCCCGCCCGCCGACCCGGCCCGCGAGGCCCGCCAGATCGCCAGGCTGCGCAGCCTCGCCGAGAGCGCGAAACTCGACCCGGCGTTCGCCGAGAAGCTGCTCAACTTCATCGTCGCGGAAGTGATCAGACACCACGAACGCATCGCGGACGGCTCAGCGACGGACAGCTGA
- a CDS encoding helix-turn-helix domain-containing protein — MYHTWMRYFTPSPAHHKLGLVCLGVGLQHGTLPAVGPRTLDHHVAVVVGAGSGWYRGADGRRTTVTAPALIWITPGATHHYGADPTTGWDESFVDFTGPATATYTELGYIEPDRPVVPLTDVAGARAAVGRIVRAARRGNPLLDVESGAAVHELLVALRRARADTDAEGAPVLQALARDAFQPLTVAEHAARHGMTPAELRSAVRQGAGCSPKDYLLGIRLGRAKELLAATDLPVAAVARRVGYDDPAYFSRLFTRRVGKAPVVFRQQQGHTVPGGWSDQIPDPDDPPTITT; from the coding sequence ATGTACCACACCTGGATGCGCTACTTCACTCCGAGCCCCGCCCACCACAAGCTCGGCCTGGTCTGCCTCGGAGTGGGCCTCCAGCACGGCACCCTGCCCGCGGTCGGCCCGCGGACGCTCGACCACCATGTCGCTGTCGTCGTCGGCGCGGGCAGCGGCTGGTACCGCGGCGCCGACGGACGCCGTACGACCGTCACCGCACCCGCACTCATCTGGATCACCCCCGGCGCCACCCACCACTACGGAGCAGATCCGACCACCGGCTGGGACGAGTCCTTCGTCGACTTCACCGGGCCCGCCACCGCCACCTACACCGAACTCGGCTACATCGAACCCGACCGGCCCGTCGTCCCGCTCACCGACGTCGCGGGCGCACGCGCCGCCGTGGGGCGCATCGTCCGCGCCGCGCGCCGCGGGAACCCGCTGCTCGACGTGGAGAGCGGGGCCGCCGTCCACGAACTGCTCGTCGCGCTGCGCCGCGCCCGCGCCGACACCGACGCCGAAGGCGCCCCCGTCCTCCAGGCGCTCGCCCGCGACGCCTTCCAGCCGCTGACCGTCGCCGAACACGCGGCCCGGCACGGCATGACCCCGGCCGAACTGCGCAGCGCGGTACGGCAGGGGGCGGGCTGCAGCCCCAAGGACTACCTCCTGGGCATCCGCCTCGGCCGCGCCAAGGAACTGCTCGCCGCCACCGATCTGCCGGTCGCCGCCGTCGCCCGCAGAGTGGGCTACGACGACCCCGCGTACTTCTCCCGGCTCTTCACCCGCCGGGTCGGAAAGGCCCCGGTCGTCTTCCGCCAGCAGCAGGGACACACCGTGCCCGGCGGCTGGAGTGACCAGATACCGGACCCCGACGACCCGCCGACGATCACGACGTAA
- a CDS encoding glycoside hydrolase family 35 protein, translated as MADFTVGDEDFLIDGRPVRLLSGALHYFRVHEDQWGHRLAMLRAMGLNSVETYVPWNLHEPQQGRFHDVQALGRFLDAAHKAGLWAVVRPGPYICAEWENGGLPHWLTGALGARVRTRDAEYLRQVDRWFHRLLREIVPRQIDRGGPVIMVQVENEYGSYGSDQVYLRHMAGLLRTLGVSAPLFTSDGPEDHMLTGGSVPGVLATANFGAGAREGFGVLRRHRPKGPLMCMEFWCGWFDHWGAEPVVRDPADAARALREILECGASVNLYMAHGGTNFAGWAGANRSGELHEGELQPTVTSYDYGAPIDEYGRPTRKFWLFREVLAEYADGPLPELPPSPAALAAPVRAALPEWVPLGEVTDALGGPEQVTGAPPSFEELDVDRGLVRYRVQVPGPRKPYPLTAPGVRDAAQLYVDGVRTELGAPVAGPASVELWVESLGRVNYGPRLGEPKGLTGGVLHERQYLHGVRARGLRLDAFDDAAAVAKLPFRAVPPGGPDSGARGLHRGTFEVSGAGDATLELTGWVRGFVWVNGFNLGRYWSAGPQSSLFVPGPVLREGENEVWVLELAADAADTGEPGLALR; from the coding sequence GTGGCTGATTTCACTGTGGGTGACGAGGATTTCCTGATCGACGGGCGGCCGGTCCGGCTGCTGTCGGGGGCGCTGCACTACTTCCGGGTGCACGAGGACCAGTGGGGACACCGGCTGGCCATGCTCCGGGCCATGGGGCTCAACTCCGTGGAGACATACGTTCCGTGGAATCTGCACGAGCCCCAGCAGGGCCGCTTCCATGACGTGCAGGCACTCGGCCGGTTCCTGGACGCCGCGCACAAGGCCGGCCTGTGGGCGGTCGTCCGCCCGGGACCGTACATCTGTGCCGAGTGGGAGAACGGCGGGCTGCCGCACTGGCTGACCGGAGCGCTCGGTGCGCGGGTGCGGACGCGTGACGCTGAGTATCTGCGCCAGGTGGACCGCTGGTTCCACCGGCTGCTGCGTGAGATCGTCCCCCGGCAGATCGACCGGGGCGGCCCGGTGATCATGGTGCAGGTCGAGAACGAGTACGGCAGTTACGGATCCGACCAGGTCTATCTGCGCCATATGGCGGGGCTGCTCCGCACGCTCGGGGTGAGCGCGCCGCTGTTCACGTCGGACGGTCCCGAGGACCACATGCTGACCGGCGGTTCGGTCCCCGGGGTGCTGGCCACGGCCAACTTCGGTGCGGGCGCGCGCGAGGGCTTCGGCGTGCTGCGCCGGCACCGGCCGAAGGGGCCGCTGATGTGCATGGAGTTCTGGTGCGGCTGGTTCGACCACTGGGGAGCCGAGCCCGTCGTACGGGATCCGGCGGACGCCGCGCGGGCGCTGCGGGAGATCCTGGAGTGCGGGGCTTCGGTGAATCTGTACATGGCGCACGGCGGGACGAACTTCGCCGGCTGGGCGGGCGCCAACCGCTCGGGTGAGCTGCACGAGGGCGAGCTGCAGCCGACCGTGACCTCGTACGACTACGGTGCGCCCATCGACGAGTACGGGCGGCCGACCCGGAAGTTCTGGCTGTTCCGCGAGGTGCTGGCGGAGTACGCGGACGGGCCGCTGCCCGAACTGCCGCCGTCCCCTGCCGCGCTGGCGGCGCCCGTACGGGCCGCGCTCCCCGAGTGGGTGCCGCTCGGCGAGGTGACGGACGCGCTGGGCGGGCCCGAGCAGGTCACAGGGGCTCCCCCGTCGTTCGAGGAGCTGGATGTCGACCGGGGTCTGGTCCGCTACCGCGTACAGGTGCCGGGCCCGCGCAAGCCGTATCCGCTGACCGCGCCCGGAGTGCGCGATGCGGCGCAGCTGTACGTCGACGGGGTCCGCACGGAGCTGGGCGCCCCGGTGGCGGGGCCCGCGTCGGTGGAGCTGTGGGTGGAGTCGCTGGGCCGGGTCAACTACGGCCCGCGTCTCGGTGAGCCGAAGGGCCTGACGGGCGGGGTGCTGCACGAGCGGCAGTATCTGCACGGGGTGCGTGCGCGGGGGCTGCGGCTCGACGCGTTCGACGACGCGGCGGCGGTCGCGAAGCTGCCGTTCCGTGCGGTGCCGCCGGGCGGCCCGGATTCCGGGGCCCGTGGGCTGCACCGGGGGACGTTCGAGGTGAGCGGGGCCGGGGACGCGACACTCGAACTGACCGGGTGGGTGAGGGGGTTCGTCTGGGTGAACGGCTTCAACTTGGGCCGCTACTGGTCGGCGGGGCCGCAGAGTTCACTGTTCGTACCGGGCCCGGTACTGCGCGAGGGCGAGAACGAGGTGTGGGTGCTGGAGCTCGCGGCGGATGCGGCGGATACGGGCGAGCCGGGGCTGGCGCTCCGCTGA
- a CDS encoding endo-alpha-N-acetylgalactosaminidase family protein: protein MHEEDRGPSRRTVVAATALAGVGAALATPSAFAADAAATGSGATGGAEAVLRSEALDVRVDRGFPRIVSYTDRRTRALLHGQEDPVTSVLIDGAPHTPKVTSGPGRDRIAYTLAFDGGTEIGVEIRVDGWRTDWRVTRIADTAALRVGTLEIPALAFLSVRSDQPGATLLAAKLDLDKAKSGDTLVKVAPDSAADAAPIGCAYAVVAHDGLGGAVETNTVYDNPADTPGATWENGRMWRQTVKKDGYVKAQLACGQWTHRADTSPVDVTEPLPYATVILTRDRNGDGVVDWQDAAIAFRDIMVTPLGADDTHLRVVPHIPFNFASQATNPFLATLDNVKRISLATDGLRQYTLLKGYQSEGHDSAHPDYAGNYNERAGGLADMNTLVKEGSKWNSDFSVHVNATESYPVAHAFSEKLVDKTNKQWDWLDQSYRIDSRRDLVSGDIIKRLQDLRNDAHPALNAIYFDVFRESGWNGDRLQRALREQGWTVSSEWGHGLERSSVWSHWANETDYGADTSRGINSQLIRFIRNHQKDVFSNKWPTLLGAGRMGNFEGWVNKTDWNAFYDIIWTEALPAKYLQAYPVKRWTEHEITFFGPTGTVVGDTDGNRRITTDGRVVYTGGSYLLPWEPRRATDPEKLYHYNPKGGSTTWQLPRGWSHSSRVALYRLTDQGRVHAGDLAVRSGKVTVEATAGQPYVLYRSRVAAPAEPQWGQGTPVYDPGFNSGSLKGWQTTPAGGTASVVLNSIGDYELVIGAGAATTVGQRLGRLPAGTYVASVQVEVGKKAGERRRAALEIRTADGVTAANWTDTSCAGNYVAADRKHETRFQRMFTYFTVPESGGRVDLTLRVAAGDAQVRFDNLRIAGAKPTRKAGTVAFEDFENVPQGWGVFVKGDAGGSTDPRTHVGQRHAPFTQRGWNGKVIDDVIDGGQSLKSRGENDGLVYRTVQHTVRFEPSKRYRVSFRYENDTAGQYAWITGVDEPAARELDRKALPVATEPTQLSYEFTAPADGDAWVGLRKVGDDGVAEFALDAFEVREV, encoded by the coding sequence GTGCACGAAGAAGACCGAGGGCCCAGCCGCAGGACCGTGGTGGCCGCCACCGCGCTGGCCGGTGTCGGTGCGGCACTCGCCACACCGTCCGCCTTCGCTGCGGACGCGGCGGCCACGGGCTCCGGAGCCACTGGCGGGGCCGAGGCCGTCCTGCGTTCCGAAGCCCTCGACGTACGCGTCGACCGCGGCTTCCCGCGCATCGTGTCGTACACCGACCGCCGGACGCGCGCGCTGCTGCACGGGCAGGAGGACCCCGTCACCTCGGTGCTCATCGACGGGGCCCCGCACACCCCGAAGGTGACGTCCGGGCCCGGCCGGGACCGGATCGCGTACACCCTCGCCTTCGACGGCGGGACCGAGATCGGTGTCGAGATCCGGGTCGACGGATGGCGGACCGACTGGCGGGTCACCCGTATCGCGGACACCGCGGCGCTGCGCGTCGGGACGCTGGAGATCCCCGCCCTCGCCTTCCTCTCCGTACGCAGCGACCAGCCGGGCGCCACCCTGCTGGCCGCCAAGCTCGACCTGGACAAGGCCAAGAGCGGCGACACGCTGGTGAAGGTCGCGCCCGACAGCGCGGCGGACGCGGCGCCCATCGGCTGCGCGTACGCCGTGGTGGCGCACGACGGGCTCGGCGGGGCCGTCGAGACCAACACGGTCTACGACAATCCGGCCGACACCCCGGGCGCCACCTGGGAGAACGGCCGGATGTGGCGGCAGACCGTCAAGAAGGACGGTTACGTCAAGGCGCAGCTGGCGTGCGGTCAGTGGACCCACCGCGCGGACACCTCGCCGGTGGACGTCACCGAGCCACTGCCGTACGCGACCGTCATCCTCACCCGGGACCGCAACGGCGACGGCGTGGTCGACTGGCAGGACGCGGCCATCGCCTTCCGCGACATCATGGTGACCCCGCTCGGCGCGGACGACACCCATCTGCGGGTCGTCCCGCACATCCCGTTCAACTTCGCCTCGCAGGCCACCAACCCGTTCCTCGCGACGCTCGACAACGTCAAGCGGATCTCGCTCGCCACGGACGGGCTGCGCCAGTACACGCTGCTCAAGGGGTACCAGTCGGAGGGCCACGACTCCGCCCACCCCGACTACGCGGGCAACTACAACGAGCGGGCCGGCGGGCTCGCCGACATGAACACCCTCGTCAAGGAGGGCAGCAAGTGGAACAGCGACTTCAGTGTGCACGTCAACGCCACCGAGTCGTACCCCGTCGCCCACGCCTTCTCCGAGAAGCTCGTCGACAAGACCAACAAGCAGTGGGACTGGCTCGACCAGTCCTACCGCATCGACTCCCGGCGTGACCTGGTGTCGGGCGACATCATCAAGCGGCTCCAGGACCTGCGTAACGACGCACACCCCGCGCTCAACGCCATCTACTTCGACGTCTTCCGGGAGTCCGGCTGGAACGGCGACCGGCTCCAGCGCGCCCTGCGCGAGCAGGGGTGGACGGTCAGCAGCGAGTGGGGCCACGGCCTGGAGCGCTCCTCGGTGTGGTCGCACTGGGCGAACGAGACCGACTACGGCGCCGACACCTCGCGCGGCATCAACTCCCAGCTGATCCGCTTCATCCGCAACCACCAGAAGGACGTCTTCTCCAACAAGTGGCCCACGCTGCTGGGCGCCGGGCGGATGGGCAACTTCGAGGGCTGGGTCAACAAGACCGACTGGAACGCCTTCTACGACATCATCTGGACCGAGGCGCTGCCCGCGAAGTACCTCCAGGCGTACCCGGTCAAGCGGTGGACCGAGCACGAGATCACCTTCTTCGGCCCCACCGGGACCGTCGTCGGCGACACGGACGGCAACCGCCGCATCACCACCGACGGACGGGTCGTCTACACCGGCGGCAGCTATCTGCTGCCCTGGGAGCCCCGCAGGGCGACCGACCCGGAGAAGCTCTACCACTACAACCCCAAGGGCGGCAGCACCACCTGGCAGCTGCCGCGCGGTTGGTCGCACTCCTCGCGCGTCGCGCTCTACCGGCTCACCGACCAGGGCCGGGTGCACGCCGGTGACCTGGCGGTCCGCTCGGGCAAGGTCACCGTGGAGGCCACCGCGGGACAGCCCTATGTGCTGTACCGCTCACGGGTGGCAGCCCCCGCCGAACCCCAGTGGGGGCAGGGCACTCCGGTGTACGACCCCGGCTTCAACTCCGGCTCCCTGAAGGGCTGGCAGACCACGCCGGCCGGGGGAACCGCCTCCGTCGTACTCAACTCCATCGGCGACTACGAGCTGGTGATCGGCGCCGGAGCGGCCACCACCGTCGGCCAGCGCCTGGGCCGGCTGCCCGCCGGCACCTATGTCGCCTCGGTGCAGGTCGAGGTCGGCAAGAAGGCGGGGGAGCGGCGCAGGGCCGCCCTGGAGATCCGTACCGCCGACGGCGTGACCGCCGCCAACTGGACCGACACCTCGTGCGCGGGCAACTACGTCGCGGCCGACCGCAAGCACGAGACCCGCTTCCAGCGGATGTTCACGTACTTCACCGTGCCGGAGAGCGGCGGCCGGGTCGACCTCACGCTGCGGGTGGCCGCGGGCGACGCGCAGGTGCGGTTCGACAACCTGCGGATCGCCGGGGCGAAGCCCACCCGGAAGGCGGGCACGGTGGCCTTCGAGGACTTCGAGAACGTCCCGCAGGGCTGGGGCGTCTTCGTCAAGGGCGACGCGGGCGGCTCGACCGACCCGCGGACCCATGTCGGTCAGCGGCACGCGCCGTTCACCCAGCGGGGCTGGAACGGCAAGGTCATCGATGACGTCATCGACGGCGGCCAGTCGCTCAAGTCGCGCGGCGAGAACGACGGCCTGGTCTACCGGACCGTCCAGCACACTGTCCGCTTCGAGCCGTCCAAGCGGTACCGGGTCTCCTTCCGGTACGAGAACGACACGGCCGGCCAGTACGCCTGGATCACCGGCGTCGACGAGCCCGCGGCGCGCGAGCTGGACCGCAAGGCACTGCCCGTCGCGACCGAACCGACGCAGCTGAGCTACGAGTTCACCGCGCCGGCCGATGGCGACGCCTGGGTGGGACTGCGCAAGGTCGGCGACGACGGTGTCGCCGAATTCGCGCTCGACGCCTTCGAGGTCCGCGAGGTGTAG
- a CDS encoding S1 family peptidase — MNQPVRTIGRTAAIGAAVLAALSLQPAPASAAAPEPVVGGTRVAEGQYPFMVHLSQGCGGALYAKDIVLTAAHCVSKSGANTSITATAGSVDLQGPRAVHIKSTQVVQAPGYNGKGKDWALVKLAAPFDLPTLPTATSTEYDQGTFTIAGWGSTSEDGGQQRYLRQATVPYVSDEQCGQAYGTQFNAGDEICAGDVAKGGVDTCQGDSGGPMFRKDDQGGWIQVGIVSFGQGCAEPGYPGVYAQVSALSADIKSAADALH, encoded by the coding sequence TTGAACCAGCCAGTGCGCACCATCGGACGAACTGCGGCCATCGGCGCCGCCGTACTCGCCGCCCTCAGCCTCCAGCCCGCCCCGGCCTCGGCCGCCGCCCCCGAACCCGTCGTCGGAGGCACCCGGGTGGCGGAGGGCCAGTACCCCTTTATGGTGCATCTCTCCCAGGGATGCGGCGGAGCCCTCTACGCCAAGGACATCGTCCTCACTGCGGCCCACTGCGTGTCCAAGTCCGGGGCCAACACCTCGATCACCGCCACCGCGGGCTCGGTCGACCTCCAGGGCCCGCGCGCCGTCCACATCAAGTCCACCCAGGTCGTCCAGGCCCCGGGCTACAACGGCAAGGGCAAGGACTGGGCGCTGGTCAAACTGGCCGCGCCCTTCGACCTGCCGACCCTCCCCACCGCCACCAGCACGGAGTACGACCAGGGAACGTTCACCATCGCGGGCTGGGGTTCGACGAGCGAGGACGGCGGCCAGCAGCGCTATCTGCGGCAGGCGACCGTCCCGTACGTGTCCGACGAGCAGTGCGGACAGGCGTACGGAACGCAGTTCAACGCCGGTGACGAGATCTGCGCCGGAGACGTCGCCAAGGGCGGCGTCGACACCTGCCAGGGCGACTCGGGCGGCCCGATGTTCCGCAAGGACGACCAGGGCGGCTGGATCCAGGTCGGGATCGTGAGCTTCGGCCAGGGCTGCGCCGAGCCGGGCTACCCGGGTGTGTACGCCCAGGTGTCGGCCCTCTCGGCGGACATCAAGTCGGCCGCGGACGCGCTGCACTGA
- a CDS encoding nitroreductase/quinone reductase family protein, with protein sequence MRVETKHALVRPLQRYVFNPPVRLLLRLGAAPGYALLETRGRVTGQICTTPVGEGREGTVFWIVAEHGMHAGYVRNIRDCPDVRVRLRAGSRSVWVPGTAQLLPGDDPYARQRTLARGHPLRALNAAVVRAMGTELLTVRIDLHPRS encoded by the coding sequence ATGCGCGTGGAGACCAAGCACGCACTGGTGCGGCCGCTCCAGCGGTATGTATTCAACCCGCCGGTCCGGCTGCTGCTGCGGCTCGGGGCCGCGCCCGGCTACGCGCTGCTGGAGACGCGCGGGCGGGTCACCGGACAGATCTGCACCACCCCGGTCGGCGAGGGCCGGGAGGGGACGGTGTTCTGGATCGTCGCGGAACACGGCATGCACGCCGGTTACGTCCGTAACATCCGGGACTGCCCTGACGTGCGGGTCCGGCTCCGTGCGGGGAGCCGCTCCGTCTGGGTGCCGGGGACAGCCCAGCTGCTCCCCGGCGACGACCCGTACGCCCGGCAGCGCACCCTCGCCCGGGGGCATCCGCTGCGCGCGCTGAACGCGGCGGTCGTCCGGGCGATGGGGACGGAGCTGCTGACGGTCCGTATCGACCTGCACCCCCGGAGCTGA